A genomic window from Acinetobacter lwoffii includes:
- the nudC gene encoding NAD(+) diphosphatase, whose amino-acid sequence MSKLSLAYIFQQQQLLVDQHFQLPRVEALASDLLLHTGDQVIARDLLPDEPIPAGLQLVPIRQLLQFWNTQQFEQASRAVQLLEWRRNHKFCSHCGTATEAHAVEYAMVCPSCNYRQYPRVQPCVITVITRGKDEILLAKNARNTKSQMYGLIAGFVEVGETLEDAVRRETLEEVGLHLKNIQYLASQPWPFPSNLMIAFKAEYAGGELQLQEEEISDAQFFKFDQLPEIPFKGSIAHAMIMHVTQGTVVADDTKTWL is encoded by the coding sequence ATGTCCAAATTATCACTTGCTTATATTTTTCAACAACAGCAACTGCTGGTCGATCAACACTTTCAACTTCCACGGGTTGAAGCCTTAGCAAGTGATTTGCTACTCCACACGGGTGATCAGGTGATTGCCCGTGATCTTCTTCCCGATGAGCCGATTCCTGCAGGCTTGCAACTGGTTCCCATCCGTCAGCTGTTACAGTTCTGGAATACCCAGCAATTCGAACAGGCCAGCCGCGCAGTACAACTTTTAGAATGGCGTCGTAACCATAAGTTCTGTAGTCATTGCGGTACAGCGACTGAAGCGCATGCTGTTGAATATGCCATGGTCTGCCCATCCTGCAACTACCGGCAATATCCACGGGTACAGCCTTGCGTTATTACCGTCATTACCCGAGGCAAAGACGAGATTTTACTGGCCAAAAACGCGCGCAATACCAAAAGTCAGATGTATGGCCTGATTGCCGGTTTCGTTGAAGTGGGTGAAACCCTAGAAGATGCAGTACGTCGTGAAACGCTGGAAGAAGTCGGTCTGCATCTCAAAAATATCCAGTATCTGGCCAGCCAGCCCTGGCCTTTCCCAAGTAACCTGATGATTGCCTTCAAGGCAGAATATGCTGGTGGTGAGCTACAGCTGCAGGAAGAAGAAATTAGCGATGCGCAATTCTTTAAATTCGATCAGCTGCCTGAAATTCCGTTTAAAGGCAGTATTGCCCATGCCATGATCATGCATGTGACTCAAGGTACAGTAGTCGCAGATGATACCAAGACCTGGCTATAA
- a CDS encoding YraN family protein, giving the protein MLRQQLGAWAEQQAAQLMQNHGFQFLAANYHSRYGELDLILVCDQELVFVEVKARAQTRYAQAIESISRAKQGKMLKTAMCFIQKNPQFAHYYYRFDVICFDFKQQFAKTIQHDFSQYPYDLEWIENAFTFDQEFINL; this is encoded by the coding sequence ATGCTGCGACAGCAATTAGGTGCATGGGCGGAGCAGCAAGCGGCCCAATTGATGCAAAACCATGGATTTCAGTTCCTGGCAGCCAATTATCACAGTCGCTATGGCGAGCTGGATCTGATTCTGGTGTGTGATCAGGAACTGGTCTTTGTGGAAGTCAAAGCACGTGCGCAAACCCGATATGCGCAAGCGATCGAGTCGATTTCCAGAGCAAAACAGGGAAAGATGCTCAAGACTGCGATGTGCTTTATTCAGAAAAATCCACAATTTGCACACTATTACTATCGTTTTGACGTGATTTGTTTTGATTTTAAACAGCAATTTGCAAAAACCATACAGCATGACTTTTCGCAATACCCTTATGATCTGGAATGGATTGAAAATGCTTTTACTTTTGATCAAGAGTTTATTAACCTTTGA
- a CDS encoding alpha/beta hydrolase → MNHKVGQFKTQLSQRILQFQQHYQDFRLYDFGSYALNRLTPKQGYTVETQLAYGLKSRQRFDLFRSQQPLPHRPLIVFVHGGAWLHGDKKDYQFIGESFAKEGYDVVVMNYHLAPQHIFPTYIHDLHLLLNHLQQSAGQLQICAENLVLMGHSAGAFNVMSALYHPQSASIDHNQIRAIIGLAGPYHFDYKNDPICADAFDQAVPYQQVMPYYFVKNSSIRHYLFIAEKDKIVGHFNSQDLDRVLKEKGNHSHLIQIPKLGHITIVGSLSSLFSQFFQTKAQVLWALEDAFKS, encoded by the coding sequence ATGAACCATAAGGTCGGCCAGTTTAAAACCCAACTCTCACAGCGTATTTTGCAGTTTCAACAGCACTATCAAGATTTCCGGTTATACGATTTTGGTAGTTATGCTTTAAATCGTTTAACTCCGAAACAAGGTTACACAGTCGAAACCCAATTGGCCTATGGCTTGAAATCCCGGCAACGCTTTGACCTGTTTCGGAGTCAGCAGCCTTTGCCACATCGTCCCCTGATTGTGTTTGTGCATGGCGGTGCTTGGTTGCATGGCGATAAAAAGGATTATCAGTTTATTGGCGAGTCCTTTGCTAAAGAAGGTTATGATGTGGTGGTGATGAATTATCATCTGGCGCCACAACATATTTTTCCGACCTATATTCATGATCTGCATTTGTTACTGAATCATTTGCAGCAGTCAGCTGGACAGTTGCAGATCTGTGCTGAAAATCTGGTCTTGATGGGACACTCTGCCGGGGCATTCAATGTGATGTCTGCCTTGTATCATCCGCAATCTGCCAGCATTGATCACAATCAAATCCGGGCGATTATTGGTCTGGCGGGGCCTTATCATTTTGATTACAAAAATGATCCGATCTGTGCCGATGCATTTGATCAGGCGGTGCCTTATCAGCAGGTGATGCCTTATTATTTTGTTAAAAATAGCTCAATCCGGCATTATCTGTTTATTGCCGAAAAAGACAAGATTGTTGGGCATTTCAATAGCCAGGATTTGGACCGTGTACTGAAAGAGAAGGGCAATCATAGCCATCTGATTCAAATTCCGAAACTTGGTCATATTACGATTGTGGGTTCACTCTCCAGTTTGTTTAGCCAGTTTTTCCAGACCAAGGCACAGGTGCTTTGGGCGCTCGAGGATGCATTTAAATCCTGA
- a CDS encoding BON domain-containing protein, which yields MVKRIAITMLCVASLSGCASFISSGTGTAPVGTESGARTLGQVFIDSSIVRTAKINLYKLDSRFKQARVNIESFHGNVLLTGQVPDAHLKQLAEDNVKSMSDVKAVHNFITVGNQISYSTIMQDTAVTANTRGLIMKATVVADSKVHVHTEDGVLYVMGRLNGAEIADLNQVLQQVGNVTKIVTLIDNVEQYSSLANQNFAAPAYAQPGIEQTPVAIDPDTVEPTYEP from the coding sequence GTGGTTAAGCGTATTGCAATAACAATGCTGTGTGTCGCAAGTTTATCAGGTTGTGCAAGTTTTATTTCCAGCGGCACAGGTACGGCTCCTGTCGGAACTGAAAGTGGGGCGCGTACCTTGGGGCAGGTATTTATTGATTCCTCAATTGTCCGTACTGCAAAAATTAATCTTTATAAATTGGATTCGCGCTTTAAGCAGGCCCGGGTCAATATTGAAAGTTTCCATGGCAATGTCTTGTTGACCGGTCAGGTGCCGGATGCCCATTTAAAGCAACTGGCTGAAGATAATGTCAAATCCATGAGTGATGTCAAAGCGGTACATAATTTTATTACTGTCGGCAATCAGATCAGCTATAGCACCATCATGCAGGATACTGCGGTGACTGCAAATACCCGTGGCTTGATCATGAAAGCGACTGTGGTAGCGGATAGTAAAGTGCATGTGCATACTGAAGATGGCGTACTGTATGTGATGGGTCGTTTAAATGGTGCCGAGATTGCTGACCTGAATCAGGTGTTACAACAGGTGGGTAATGTCACTAAAATTGTGACCCTAATTGATAATGTGGAGCAATATTCAAGTCTGGCTAATCAAAACTTTGCCGCACCGGCATATGCGCAGCCGGGTATTGAACAGACGCCAGTGGCGATTGATCCTGATACGGTTGAACCGACCTATGAACCATAA